The Methylomonas sp. UP202 DNA window GCTGAAAGTGTAAATGTTACGCGATGACGTCGGTATCAGTGTCCCCGCGTCCCAGTTCGCATCGGTTTCATCTAGTTTTTTATCGTTGTTTACGTCCTTTACCGCGCCAGTATTGCTCACTGGGAAGTCGAACAAGTGTCCACTCCAGTCCGTCGAGTTGAACTGAGCCTGGTACAACATGGTTCCACTCTGAATCCCCGTTGAGTTTGCTGCTGCGGATGATGCAGCGGCGGTGCGTTTTAAAACGTCGTCGAGAGCACTCTTTAGCGAGGTTTCTAGACTTTTAGGGTCGATTGCGAAGAAATAATGGTCAGGTTGGTCGTCGTCATCGGCGTCCCATTCGGATTTGATGTCTGGGATATCGTTATTATTGGCGTCAGTAAAGCTACCCCATTTTGCCGCATAATAAAGCGGTTGTTGTAAGCTCAACGCTGAACTGGATCCTATGGTATACGTGGCTGTAGTTGCGGAATTGCCTGACGTACAGCCAGAACAGCTTAGAGTTCCTTGAGGATCGGTATAAGAGTAACTATTGATACCAGAGTGTGCGTGGAAACCGTCTGTTGTGGTGCCGCTAATCACGTATCCGAAACCCATTTTATAGGGAGTCGATTGGGCAATGACATCAGTGGTTATACTCACCTGAGTTGAGGTAATTGAATAACTTAAAACCCCCCACTCGTCTTGGTCAAAATCCCCGCCTTGTTCGCTGTCTTCCCAATTAATATAAAGTTTCCCCGACCTGGTAGTATCGGTGCTCGATTGACTGACGATTTTAAAATCCACGATGGTACAGTTACCTTTAATGGCTGAGTCGGTGTTTTGACAAGCCGGTAAGATCGTGATTGTTTTAGTTGTACTTCCTGGAACGTTGACGACCACTTTGGGTACTTGGGGCGACAATGCAACGCCATAGGTGGTAACCAATTGCTTATCTTGTACGTCGGAGCGAATATCATTGGTATGAGCATAATCCGCTAAACCGGCAATGTGATAAGTTCCAGATAGTCTGGGCGAATCAGGGCAGGTTCCTCGCACCGTACTAAGATTACTAACAGTTTTTGCCGTGCATATCTGGTTATTATCAGTTCCATTTTCCCCAATGAAAAAGTTTTTGCCGTTGATTTTTTCGCCCTCTCCTACAGCATTAGTTAGGGTATTCATGTCACTGGCGCCTAAATCAGTAACGCCGCTTAATTCGTCACCATCGTAAGAGCTGGTGCTCGCATTAAATTGGATGACGCTTTGTGTCGCACACCATTGAGCGGGTATCACCGGGTCGCTCGGGGTGGCGGAAATAAGTCCTGAAATATAAGCGGTATCGTCGACACTGAATGTAGTAGATGCTGATTTGCCGGCCAAATAGCGCAACGATTCCAACATAATTTCCGACTGAGGGTTTCCCCAGTTATTGCAAACACCATTATTAAAACTGTTCAGTCCCCATGAACAGCCGGCGCTACCGGTGACGCCAAAATATGTGCCGTCATCGTTGCGATATCCGTAGATTCTAAGCTTGTTTAGCGTATTGATAATGCCGCCGGTTGAAGGTGCCGACTTAAAGGTTCCGTTCGACGTAACGTTAATCTCGTCGGATATCACCGATACATTCTTGCGTAGTACCCCGCCCGATTTATTTTTCCCGTAGGACCCCGTCATTAACCCGAAACGGAGTTTTCCGTCGTCCCCGTAGGTTTGCAATAAACCTATGGGTTTGCGGGTATCAGTATTATCGGGATAGATTTTACAATTTTCAGTGCCGATCAATCGGAAATCACAAACTTTGACTTTCGCTACGTAATCTTTGCTACCTAGTCCTTTATCCGACTTTGAAGGATTGCTGCTCTGAGCGTTTATCCCAGAGTCCGTCGATGAATTGCTATTCGACGCTGCCTTTTCCTCAGACCAACGGCATTGCCAGCGTTCGTTAGCCGCCCATAGCGAATAATTGCCTTTCGCAACCCGTATCAGAGGTGGATCAGTTACGTTTTGGGATAAAACGGTGCTAGAAACGGTTGTGTTACACAACGTAATCCCGCCGGAAACGTCTGTGGAGCTAAAGGGTGTAAGCTCGGTTAAATCGGAGCCGTTATAAAATTTGGCAAAGCTGTGTGCGTCATTGGGAAGATAACTTCTTTCCAGAACGGTATAGCCGTGGTTAGGACCAGTAACGGTGGTAGTCGTCGTAGAGGTGGTGGTTGTAGTGACGGTTTTTTTGGGTGTCGTCGTTGTCGTCGTTGTCGTCGTTGTAACCGTTGAAGTGTACGTTTTTCGGTAAGTATTTATTGTGGTTGTAGTTTGTTTTGTTTTATTGTCATTAGAGCCAGAACAAGTTATTTGGACAGTGGTGACGGTATATTGTTTAATGTCGGTTTTTTGGTAGCTACTATTATAACTAGTATTGTAGGTTGTATTATAGGTTGTATTGTAACTAGTAGTGTAAGTAGTATCGTAACTGGAAATGGTATCTTCACCGTCTACCGTTGTAGTCGTTGAACCATTTGTTGGTGTGGTACTTACAGGGGATGAATTTGTCGGGGTTGAGTCGGTAGGAGTAGAGTTTGTCGGTGTAGTATTGGTAACGGTTCCGTTAGAAGAACTGACCAAGCTTTCAGCGCTAGTTGTCGTGCCCGCGCCGGAAGTCGAGCAGAAGCTCAAATGGTTTTGTGTATGGGTAGAAGAGTCGGTGCTATAGAGCGTGGCTGCTGAAGCAACGGGAGTGGTGGAAACGGGTGAAGAGGTGCTCGGCGCCGATGTCACCGGTGACGAAGTGGCGACTGGTGCGGATGTACTTGGATTGGATGTTGCCGGTGTCGTTGTGTTGCTTGTGGATACCACCGAGCTACCGTCGTCGATTGCTCGTAAGCCGCCGTACAATATCTTCCGGATGGTATCAATACGGGTCATACTCGCCCAATTCAGAAAATTTCCGCTCCAACTATTTGAGCAATATTTTGTGCTGGTATTTGCGCTGGGTTCGAATTGCAGATTAGTGGTATTGTAATTGTAACACTTATAGCTATCGAAATAGCCGTAGTAGTCAAAGCTGTGTTTGTAGGTTGTTTCCGGCGTGCCATCGCCATCCAAATCCGAATAATCGTCGAACGCCTTGAAATAGAGCTGGTGATCCTTGGATATATTCAGCATCGTAATTGGTGTTGTCGCCGATGTCAGGAATAAAGGATTGTCCGACAAATTAAGTTGAGCAGATTGGCTGCTTGCCGAGATAATACTTAAAATTACGCCTAGAACCTTAAGAACAAAGGTGTAGTTTGGTTTTTCTGAATGAGTTTTTAACATAGCGATTGTCCTTATAGTCCGATATTCAACTTAAGGTGTAACGCTGAACATGGCTTGTAAAATTACAATGACATTGCTGTCGCCGCCTATGCCGCGCGCGGTGACGCGATATTTTTCGGTTGTGCCATCGTTGACCAAACGTTCGATGATATACATTGGCTGTGCTGCAATTTGATTCAGTGCTACTGGGGCTGTCCTTGCGTTTGAATCGGACCAGGAAAATTGTTGGGTTGTGCCGTTACAATCGGGTGCTCCAGTTCCGTTCCAATATGATGAGCTGTTGGGTAAGCATACGTTGATGGCTCTTAGTCCCGCACCTACCACTGCACCACTGGTGTTGTTAGCTGGAGCGGGAATCAGGGTGTGTAAATTTGTCCCAGTTGTTAAATTACTTTCCACATATTTGAGAGCTGCTTCCGCTGCCTGAAACGCCAAATCCTGATTGCGGTTGTTGCCAGCCATGCGCTCCTCTAAGCTGCTCATTTGCGCCACATTTACACCTAAAACAGTGAGCATAGTTAAAAATATTAACGAGGTGAAGAGCGTCACGCCGCTTTGCCTAAGAATAGAGGGGATAGGCTTTCGGCAAACACACATAACGGCATTTAGCTCGAAACGGTTTGAAACATATTGCTTGCTCATAACCGATTTTTTATTGCGATAGTCGTTGAAAAAACCTTTCTAAGAAGGTGGTCGGATGGCGTTATTGTTTCTCCGGTATCGTTGGTATCGCCATCCCCGTTCATGTCGATTGCATATTGCTGAGGTGAACTAGTTAGCCCCTGTTCGTCTTGTCGTGAAACCATTAGCAAACTTAAGCGAATACCCAAAACTTTTGACCAATCGGTAACATTATCAGCCGTGACATACCCATCTACTGCAAGATCGGTACCGGTGTCGATTGCATAGGAAATTTGCATATCCTGAACGCCTTCAATCATTTCTTCTGCAGAGTTGTTTGGCGATCCGCTGTTTGTGGTTAAAACCTGGCGGTAAAGCGATGGTTCGTTGCCATTGTTGTTGGCGATATAGTAGGTTGTCGCACTCAAACGGAATAGCCTAGAACCCGTGTCAAAAGTATCAGTAGTCCCGGACGGACAAGAACCAATAGGGCTTCCCAGTCCTTTCCGGCTATTTCCACTACTGCAAGAACTAACTGTATCGTGCTGAATGAACTTGTGTCCGCAATCCCCGCTACTGTTGTAAGTACAATCTTTGGTGTTTTGCAATACCGCGACGCGAGAACAATCAGGTTTGGCCGCAATTAATATTTGGCCTTGTTTTATATCGTGGTTGGCGGTTAAGGTAAATTGCGGTGGATCGGAGTTTGGGGTGTGAGCCGAAACAATATACTCTTGGGAGTTATCGGCGTGAAGTACAGTAAGAGCATCACCAGAAATTACGTTCCCCACAACGCCTGTTACTCCAGTTGGAAACGAACTCCATGTAGAAGCGCTGGGTTTTTCATAACCGATCAGGGGTTGATCCAACAAATTTTTATCCCAGTCCGTATTATTTACCAATACGTTAATATCTCCGCCTGCCGCGGAGTTGTTTGGGCATCCTCGAAACCCCGCTAATCGAATATCCATCGCGATAATATGAAATGCAGCTCTAGCGTTTTCTTGCATGCGTGATAAAGCGTCTTGAGTTCGAAAGCTTTGTCTGGAGCCAAGAAACACATATCCAATCGCTCCGATAATAATCACACCGATGGAAAGCGATATCATAAGTTCAATCAAAGTCGCACCTAACATCGCGGATTTGAAAAGCGCTGGAAATAATAATTTTCGGGTTGCGTTCATATAACACTTTGCGTCGTAAAAGTCGTGGGTGTAATAGAGCCGTTGCTGGCACCTTTAACAACCTCGCTCCAACGTAAGACGATAGTTACATTTCCACCACCATCAACAGTAATTTGGCCATCACCAAGAGGTAGCGCATTTTCAATATTACTTTTCCAGTCGCGCAACTCAACATATTGAATAGCAGTTCCGGACGGCACGCTATCACTTGGATCATCGCCGCTAGAGGCAAAATTAATATTAAAATTTCCGGAGATCGCGGATGCGCGATTTAGGCGCAGGCGTTCAAGTATATCGTAGCTTAATAGTGTGGCTTGGCTTCGCAAATAGGCGGTATGATTGGTTTTTGCCGATACAGTTATAATTCCAGCTTGTCCGAGTAATCCCAGAGAAACAATGACCATTGTCACTAAAATTTCTATCAAACTACTTCCACGCTGTGGCTGAGCGATATTTGCTATTGAAAACAAAGAGTACGCCGGACATTGAGTTGTATTTTGTAGACAGAACTTAGTCATGGTGCGATGCAGGAGCTTAAAGGAGTACCGTCGTTCTTTTCTGGAATTCCATCGTTGTTATTGTCTTTACCTAATCTAATGCGTCCGATACTATTAATGATGATTAAACGTGAGGTGTTGCTTTCGGGCAAGCCATTACCGTCGCTGTTATCGCAAATTGCGAAAGATCCGTTGGTATTGCTTTCCCCGCTGGGGCTAAAGTTAATGAAATTTGAGAAATTGTTACCCCTTAAAGTAAAGTTGGTCGGCAGAGGTTCGTATATGCGCAATAAACAATCTTCCGTTGCTTCGCAGGCGTTCGAGTCGCCATTATCGTTGTAAACGTTAGCATGCGAATTAGGCGATCGATCAATGTCTACAAATACTTGCCAACCATCTTCCCAATTAGTACTTGATTTTCTAACGACGACAATTTGTCCGCGCTTGATCGATTCGCTTCTAGCAAAGTTTAAGGAGCCAATGAGTTGGTTGGTGGCTGCAGTCAACCGACTGTTTCGGACAGCGCTAACAAAGCTGGGTATGGCAATAGCGCCCAAGATGCCGGTAATCGTTAAAGCGACCATCAGCTCAACCAGCGTAAATCCTCGGATTGAAGGGGGGAAATTGCGCATTGGCGAAGTTGCTCCTTGGAGTCGACGCGAGTTCCATTCGGAACGTTCGGGAGTGGACGAGTTTGAAGATAGCACAGAATTAAACTTTGTTTTGTGAGTGTGTACGCATAGGAAATGACGGCGCAGCACGAGTGGACGCGAACGTAGTGTTTGGCCGGGCTTCAGTATAGATCGACTTAGATTGCAGGTTTTTGAGCGTCGATAGACGGTAATCCTGGCGAACTGCTGCGGTTCTGCTCGTGTGAGGGTTTAGCGCTAGTTAGTAAAGGTCAGTGGGCTATCCAGAGCGTTTGGCAGTTTTTTCGTGCGGCTTTAAATAGTAAACAACTATAAAATGCCCTCACAGTTTTACAAAAATCGCTGGCTTAGCTGGCTATGGTTTCCTATAGTCCAAGTAGGAAAGACCTAAATCACCTGGTTGCTTACGTCAAGACAAGTGGTTTTCCTGAAATCGATGGTTTAACTAATCTTTCCGGTCCAATTGCTTGGCGTCAGCACTGTATTTTGCGGCGGACGGCTATTGTCCAAATTCGGATAATCCTTGGTGTAATGCAGGCCGCGGCTTTCCTTCCGCTGTTGCGCGCAACGGATGATCAATTCGGCAACGGTGACCAAACTGCGCAGTTCCAATAGGTCGCTGGTCACGCGGAATTGACCGTAGTACTCGGCAATTTCTTCTTTCAGCAACACCAACCGGTTCATGGCGCGTTCGAGACGTTTATTGGTGCGAACGATGCCCACATAGTCCCACATAAAGCGCCTGAGCTCGTCCCAGTTATGGGCGATCACGACTTCCTCGTCGGAATCGCCGACTTGCGATTCGTCCCAATCCGGCAGGGCGGGCGGCATCGGAATAGCATCGAAGCAATGGCGAATATCCTGGTTGGCTTGCTCTGCGAAAACCAAGCACTCGAGCAGGGAGTTACTAGCCATCCGGTTAGCACCGTGCAAGCCGGTGCAAGCGACTTCGCCGACTGCGTATAGGCCTGGAATGTCGGTGCGGGCATTGGCATCCGTCAATATACCACCACAGGTGTAATGAGCGGCGGGGACTACCGGTATCGGTTGCTGACTGATGTCGATGTCCAGCTCCAGGCATTGGGTATAAATTGTTGGGAAATGTTTTTGGATGAATTCCCGCGATTTATGACTGATGTCCAGATAAATGCAATCGATACCGTGTTTCTTGATTTCGTTATCAATGGCGCGGGCGACGATGTCGCGCGGGGCCAGTTCCAAGCGGGCGTCGTAACGTTGCATGAAGCGCTCGCCATTCGGCAGAATTAAATGGCCGCCTTCGCCGCGCACTGCTTCGCTGATTAGGAACGAACGTGCGCTGGGGTGGTAGAGACAAGTCGGGTGAAACTGCATGAATTCCATGTTGGCGACCCGGCAGCCGGCCCGCCAGGCCAGCGCGATACCGTCGCCAGTGGAAATGTGCGGATTGGTGGAATAGAGGTAAACTTTGTTTGCGCCGCCGGTGGCAAGCACCACGACTTTCGCGGCGATAGACAAGATATGGCCGGTTTGGCTATTCAAAACATAGGCACCGCAGACCCGCCGCTCGGCCAGTCCCAATTTGTCGGTGGTGATCAGTTCGACGACATTATGATTTTCCAACAACGTCACGTTGGGATGCGCTTTGGCGCGGTCGATCAACGACAACGAGACGGCTTTGCCGGTAGCATCGTCACTATGTACGATGCGACGGTGCGAATGGCCGCCTTCGCGGTTCAAATGCAATTGCTTTTCGCCGTTAGCGGTGTTTTCCTCGGTGAAGCTGACCCCTTGGCGGCATAGCCATTCAATGCTTTCGCGACCTTGGGAAACCGTCAATCGGACGATATCTTGATCGCAAAGATCGGCTCCGGCGATCAAGGTATCCTCGATATGAGACTCTATGGAATCATGCTGATCGTCGAACACCGCCGAAATGCCGCCTTGAGCGTAATAAGTGCTACATTCGGTCAGTGCGAACTTGGCAAGAACCGCCACTTTATAAGTATCGGCAAGGCGGAGGGCCAAGCTTAAACCGGCGCCACCGCTGCCGGCGATCAGAATGTCGTAATAGGGATGGCGGGAATTTCCTGGGCGTTGGTCTGTCAAGGCGGTCTATGTAAGCAAAAATGACGAGAGCGCGGCGGCGGAATCGGTGAAAATCCGGGCATTCCGGCGAGGCTGCGCATGAGCCGGAAAATCATATCTTGTTTTAAGGGTGCGGTAATTTTTTTTGTATTGCCAGAACTAATGATGTTTAATTCTGTCCACTTTTATATCAAAACAGAGCAGTGAACGAGCAAGTAAGGCAGACCGAGGATTTGGACCAAGATCTAGTGCAACGCGTGCAGCAAGGCGATAAATCCGCCTTCGATCTCTTGGTGATCAAATACCAACATAAAATCGTCCATCTGGTGAACCGTTACGTCAAAGATCCCAGCGAGGCGCAGGACGTAGCTCAGGATACCTTCATTAAGGCATATCGGGCGTTGGGCGATTTTCGCGGCGAAAGCGCTTTTTACACTTGGCTGTACCGGATCGCCATCAATACCGCGAAAAACTACCTGCTGTCCCGTTCCAGACGCCATTTTGACTATGAAGTCGATGTTCAAGATGCCGAGCAGGTTGAAAATGCTCCGCAATTGAAGGATATCGAAACGCCGGAAAGCGTCTTAGCCAACGAACAAATTGTTCGAGTAATACGCTCGGCGATCGAAAATTTGCCCGAGGAAATGCGGATCGCGATCACGCTACGCGAGTTCGAAGGCATGAGCTACGAGGAAATCGCCATCGCGATGGATTGCCCGATCGGTACGGTGCGATCCAGGATTTTCCGGGCGCGGGAAGCGATAGAACAAAAACTTAACCCATTGCTCGACTAAAGGTATTTCGATGCAAGACCAACTTAACGAAAAAATTTCTCAATTGGTGGACGACGATCTGGCCAACGGCGAAGCGTTGCGACTCCTGCAGCGCCTACGCCACGACGACGAACTCGGCGCGAAATTGCGACATTACCAGATCATCGGAGAGGCATTTCGTAGCGACGAATGTATCGTGCTGCGTAAAGATTTCGCCGACCGCATACACAGCGAAATTCGAGCCGAGCCCATTTATCTCTTACCTCGCAAAAAACCGGTCCTTAATTGGCGGAAAGCCTCGCTGGCGATAGCGGCTTCGGCCGTATTGGCGGTTGTTTGGATGGCCAGTTACATGAACTCAAACCAGCCTGCCAAATTTGGCGGCGTAGAAACGATCGCGCAACGCCAAATCCCCGCCAGCGAGATGCATGCCCGCTTCAAGGAATATCTGCAAGCCCACGATAACTCTTTGTATGTGAACAGCGAGCCGCGTCAGCAGCCCTATACCCGCGTTGTAGGCTACCAACAGGAATGATGGCGTGAAAGTAATAGCGGTGTTTCTGTTTTGGGTGGTTTGCCAAACCGTCCGAGCCGACGATGTGGCCGGCGGTGCCCTGAAATGGCTGGAAAATATGAGTCTCGCGATGAAGACCCTCAGTTTTCAAGGTACGATCATCTTCATGAAGAACGGCCAACTCGACACGATGAAGTACCATCATCTGGTTGAGAACGGCGTCGAGCAAGAACGTTTGACTTCCCTGAATTCGCCGATGCGGGAAGTCGTCCGAAAGTCCAACGAAGTGACCTGCATTTTTAAGGAAACCCAACAAAAAATCGTCAATCATCACCCGTTGGATAGTTCCTTTATTATCAACATGCCGCGGAATACCGCGGGCTTGGAAAAAAATTATCAACTAGGTTTGGAGGGGCAGGAAGCGGTTGCCATGCTCCCAACCCAAATCGTCACGATTCAACCCAAGGACGATCTGCGCTACATCCGTAAGATCTGGATCGACACCCAGTTCTACCTGCCGTTAAAAGTGGAAGTGTACAACCTGGACGGCACCACGCTGGAACAAGTGGTGTTTACCGATCTCAGCAGGGACGGTGTCGGCACGGCGGCCCCCGCTGCGGCCACCGGCGACGACAGTCGGTTCCACACCAAACATATCCATACCAGTCAGGCCGAGCCGCTGGAGCAAGCGCCTTTCGAACTCAAACAATGGCCACCCGGCTTCGAACCGGTGTTTTTCATCCGCAATTCAATCGAAAAGTCCGGCAAAGCGGTGGATCATTTGTTGATTAGCGACGGTTTCGCAACGGTTTCGGTTTATCGAGAAGCTAAGGAAGCGCAAGGCATCGAAGGTTTGCATACGCTCGGTTCCGTGAATTCGGTCAGTCGAATCCTTGGAGAACAACAAATCACCGTTCTCGGCGAAGTGCCCGCCAAAACCGTCGAAATGATCGCCGCCGGTATTGTGTTGCGGTAAACGCGCGAATTCGTTTTTCTTTGTAAATTTGGAGCTTACATGCTGAATAGGCTGTTTTTCGGAGTCTTGATCTACTATGCGTCGGCCTTTGCCGCCGCCCATGCGCAATTGCCGGACTTTACCGAGATGGTAAAAACCAACGGCGACGCTGTCGTCAACATCAGCACAACGCAAAAATCCACCGACCCGCAAGCCGACGGCGACCAACAGCCAATTCCGCAGGATGTGCCGCCTGAAATGGAAGAATTATTCCGGCGCTTCTTTCAGGGACCGGGACGCGGTTACACCCCCCGCGAAACCAATTCGCTGGGTTCCGGCTTCATCATATCCCGCGACGGTTATTTGCTGACGAATCACCATGTGGTTAATAACGCGTCGGAAATCGTCGTTAAGCTCAAGGATCGCCGCGAATTGATCGCCAAATTGATCGGCTCCGACGAAAGCACGGACGTCGCATTGCTGAAAGTCGATGCCAAGGATTTGCCTGTCGTCGAAATCGGTGCTCCGGAGCAACTACAGGTTGGCGAATGGGTCTTGGCGATCGGTACGCCGTTCGGCTTCGATCAATCGGTCACCGCTGGTATTGTCAGCGCCAAAGGGCGTAGCCTGCCAGACGGCAACTATGTGCCGTTCATTCAAACCGACGTGGCAATCAACCCGGGCAACTCCGGTGGACCGTTATTTAATATGCAGGGTAAGGTGGTCGGCATCAATTCGCAGATTTATAGCCGATCCGGCGGCTACATGGGATTGTCGTTCGCGATTCCGATCGATGTCGCGATGAACGTGGTCGAGCAAATCAAAAGCAAGGGTAAAGTCTCGCGCGGCTGGTTGGGCGTCCAGATTCAAGACGTCAACCGCCAGTTGGCTGAATCCTTCGGCATGGATAGACCGCACGGCGCGTTGGTCGCCAAGGTCGTGCCGGGCGGACCGGCGGAAAAAGCCGGCCTGCAAATCGGCGACATCATCGTCGAATTCAACGGCCACGTCATCGAAACCTCCGGGGAATTGCCGCCCCGCGTCGGCGTGACCCCTATTGACGAAAAGGCCAAGGTCAAGATCATTCGTCACGGCGAACAACAGGATATCAGCGTCAAAATCGGTTTATTGCCGGCGCAAAACACCGCTGCGTTATCGAACGCGCCGACCGCCGCCGAAACGCAGATCAACCGCTTGGGCATTGTGGTGGCCGACTTGACCAGCGAACAGCGACAGCAAGCTCAGGTCGAAAAAAACGGTGTGTTGGTACAAAAGGTCAATAAAGGTATCGCGTTGGATGCCGGTATTCAGCCGGGCGACATTATTCTGCGAATCCAAAACACCGTCATCCGCGATTCGGCGGATTTCAACAGCGTGATCACCAAACTGCCGGCCGAGAAATCGATCGCGGTCCTTGTCCAACGTAACGGTAACCCGGTATTCTTGGCGTTTAAGATAGACAAGTGATCTGATTGAGGTGACTCAATGGCTACGGCAAGCAATGTGACGCAATTGATTGGCAACACGCCGCTGTTGAAGCTGCAAAAAGTCGTTGCCGAGCACTCCGCGACGGTTTACGTAAAGCTGGAGTCTCGTAACCCCGGCGGCTCGGTTAAGGACCGGATCGGCATGGCGATGATCCAGGCGGCCGAGCGATCGGGGCACTTGAAGACCGGCGGCACGATTGTCGAGCCCACCTCGGGTAATACCGGTATCGCGCTGGCCATGGTCGGCGCGGCGCGCGGCTATCGCTGCATTTTGACGATGCCGGAGACCATGTCGGTCGAACGTCGGCAGTTGCTGGCCTTGTACGGCGCCGAGATTGTCCTGACGCCCGGCAGTGAAGGCATGAAGGGCGCAATCGCTAAAGCCTGGGAAATCGTTGAACAAACGCCTGGCGCGTTTATGCCGCAGCAATTCGAAAATCCCGCCAACCCGGAAGTGCATCGACAAACCACCGCTCAGGAAATCTGGTCGGCGACCGACGGATTGGTTGATGCGTTCGTCTGTGGTGTCGGTACCGGCGGTACCATCTCCGGCGTTGCCGACGTCATCAAGAACCGGAATCCAAGGTTTTTGGCGATTGCGGTCGAGCCGGCCGAATCGCCGGTCATTTCCGGCGGCAGTCATAGTCCGCATAGAATTC harbors:
- a CDS encoding PilW family protein, which produces MNATRKLLFPALFKSAMLGATLIELMISLSIGVIIIGAIGYVFLGSRQSFRTQDALSRMQENARAAFHIIAMDIRLAGFRGCPNNSAAGGDINVLVNNTDWDKNLLDQPLIGYEKPSASTWSSFPTGVTGVVGNVISGDALTVLHADNSQEYIVSAHTPNSDPPQFTLTANHDIKQGQILIAAKPDCSRVAVLQNTKDCTYNSSGDCGHKFIQHDTVSSCSSGNSRKGLGSPIGSCPSGTTDTFDTGSRLFRLSATTYYIANNNGNEPSLYRQVLTTNSGSPNNSAEEMIEGVQDMQISYAIDTGTDLAVDGYVTADNVTDWSKVLGIRLSLLMVSRQDEQGLTSSPQQYAIDMNGDGDTNDTGETITPSDHLLRKVFSTTIAIKNRL
- the pilV gene encoding type IV pilus modification protein PilV, which codes for MTKFCLQNTTQCPAYSLFSIANIAQPQRGSSLIEILVTMVIVSLGLLGQAGIITVSAKTNHTAYLRSQATLLSYDILERLRLNRASAISGNFNINFASSGDDPSDSVPSGTAIQYVELRDWKSNIENALPLGDGQITVDGGGNVTIVLRWSEVVKGASNGSITPTTFTTQSVI
- a CDS encoding PilC/PilY family type IV pilus protein, which gives rise to MLKTHSEKPNYTFVLKVLGVILSIISASSQSAQLNLSDNPLFLTSATTPITMLNISKDHQLYFKAFDDYSDLDGDGTPETTYKHSFDYYGYFDSYKCYNYNTTNLQFEPSANTSTKYCSNSWSGNFLNWASMTRIDTIRKILYGGLRAIDDGSSVVSTSNTTTPATSNPSTSAPVATSSPVTSAPSTSSPVSTTPVASAATLYSTDSSTHTQNHLSFCSTSGAGTTTSAESLVSSSNGTVTNTTPTNSTPTDSTPTNSSPVSTTPTNGSTTTTVDGEDTISSYDTTYTTSYNTTYNTTYNTSYNSSYQKTDIKQYTVTTVQITCSGSNDNKTKQTTTTINTYRKTYTSTVTTTTTTTTTTPKKTVTTTTTSTTTTTVTGPNHGYTVLERSYLPNDAHSFAKFYNGSDLTELTPFSSTDVSGGITLCNTTVSSTVLSQNVTDPPLIRVAKGNYSLWAANERWQCRWSEEKAASNSNSSTDSGINAQSSNPSKSDKGLGSKDYVAKVKVCDFRLIGTENCKIYPDNTDTRKPIGLLQTYGDDGKLRFGLMTGSYGKNKSGGVLRKNVSVISDEINVTSNGTFKSAPSTGGIINTLNKLRIYGYRNDDGTYFGVTGSAGCSWGLNSFNNGVCNNWGNPQSEIMLESLRYLAGKSASTTFSVDDTAYISGLISATPSDPVIPAQWCATQSVIQFNASTSSYDGDELSGVTDLGASDMNTLTNAVGEGEKINGKNFFIGENGTDNNQICTAKTVSNLSTVRGTCPDSPRLSGTYHIAGLADYAHTNDIRSDVQDKQLVTTYGVALSPQVPKVVVNVPGSTTKTITILPACQNTDSAIKGNCTIVDFKIVSQSSTDTTRSGKLYINWEDSEQGGDFDQDEWGVLSYSITSTQVSITTDVIAQSTPYKMGFGYVISGTTTDGFHAHSGINSYSYTDPQGTLSCSGCTSGNSATTATYTIGSSSALSLQQPLYYAAKWGSFTDANNNDIPDIKSEWDADDDDQPDHYFFAIDPKSLETSLKSALDDVLKRTAAASSAAANSTGIQSGTMLYQAQFNSTDWSGHLFDFPVSNTGAVKDVNNDKKLDETDANWDAGTLIPTSSRNIYTFSSSAGTTFFWDNLSSSQRTALQTSSTGVLGTVDDGSNRLNWLRGDTNKERRNGGSLRNRESTLLGDIINSDPVYTKTEDYGFSKLPNTTPGQSSYEQYVEDKTTGTTPRTPMIYAGANDGMLHGFRADIGNSNSGKEILAYVPAAVYANLSKLTEPSYSHTYYVDGSPTISDAYLNGTWKTILVGGLNKGGKSIYALNISNPVAFNAGIDVLWEYQGSTNTDTANDGSDTIDADGMGFTYSQPQIGLLKDGTWAVIFGNGYNSVSEKAFLYVVNLSTGALIKKIPTNSSTSNGLSTPKLYDSDGDKIIDYVYAGDLQGNLWKFDFNSTSQSAWSLGNGGAPLFTASITVDGVTTAQPITSQPTLGDHSDGGVLVFFGTGRYLTSTDVTNLDVQSFYAIWDKPSTTGTVNRSSLQAQSITTEITAGTTKTIGNCTDDTSTPINECLVTFQYPVRGTSSNTVDYTSKRGWFMDLLPSTQTPSGERVVSSGVIMFDRIIFVTIIPSTDPCVPGGTSWLMEVDFKTGGATAISSFDFNSDDQFDSKDTLPSGSTGSGIGITGGMADSALMLDRAGTNKFVKELSLTDTMIMDISNKKPVTASTGTPKRLYWLQIQ
- a CDS encoding GspH/FimT family pseudopilin, which codes for MRNFPPSIRGFTLVELMVALTITGILGAIAIPSFVSAVRNSRLTAATNQLIGSLNFARSESIKRGQIVVVRKSSTNWEDGWQVFVDIDRSPNSHANVYNDNGDSNACEATEDCLLRIYEPLPTNFTLRGNNFSNFINFSPSGESNTNGSFAICDNSDGNGLPESNTSRLIIINSIGRIRLGKDNNNDGIPEKNDGTPLSSCIAP
- a CDS encoding PilX N-terminal domain-containing pilus assembly protein; its protein translation is MSKQYVSNRFELNAVMCVCRKPIPSILRQSGVTLFTSLIFLTMLTVLGVNVAQMSSLEERMAGNNRNQDLAFQAAEAALKYVESNLTTGTNLHTLIPAPANNTSGAVVGAGLRAINVCLPNSSSYWNGTGAPDCNGTTQQFSWSDSNARTAPVALNQIAAQPMYIIERLVNDGTTEKYRVTARGIGGDSNVIVILQAMFSVTP